The following coding sequences lie in one Flavobacterium sediminis genomic window:
- the rodA gene encoding rod shape-determining protein RodA, whose protein sequence is MSSSKNVNRGIDWLTILLYITLVGMGWMTIYSASLPLEPTTVFDLSQTYGRQMLFIFLTIPLILIILFLDAKIFERLSFVFYGIGIILLLGLFVFGVAKKGQTNWYQFGGFGFQPSEFVKTATALLLAKYLSYPQINLNQFKHQLIAFGIIGLPILLIMMQPDAGSAMIFLSLIFVLYREGLPSWYIISGVSAIILFFAALLINPLYIVIGVLLLIILHFINNKKISRNPFIYAFVFIVVSGFVYSVNYVYNNVLEPHQKDRIDVLIGDNVDLKKEGYNLNQSMIAIGSGGLTGKGYLEGTQTKGGFVPEQHTDYIFTTVGEEWGFAGSAVVILLFMTLFLRILYLAEHQKTKFSRVYGYCVATYLFIHFFVNIAMLIKLFPTIGVPLPFFSYGGSSLWAFTIMLFIFVKLDANKVNEW, encoded by the coding sequence ATGAGTTCATCAAAGAATGTAAATAGAGGAATTGACTGGCTGACCATTTTACTATACATAACATTAGTAGGAATGGGATGGATGACCATTTATTCGGCTTCATTACCACTGGAACCAACAACCGTTTTTGACTTAAGTCAAACCTATGGTCGTCAAATGCTTTTTATCTTTCTTACTATTCCACTAATTTTAATCATCTTGTTTCTGGATGCAAAAATTTTCGAAAGACTCTCTTTTGTTTTTTACGGAATCGGCATTATTTTATTGCTCGGACTGTTTGTTTTTGGTGTAGCCAAAAAAGGGCAAACCAACTGGTATCAGTTCGGAGGTTTTGGTTTTCAACCCTCTGAATTTGTCAAGACAGCAACTGCATTGCTATTAGCTAAATATTTGAGCTACCCGCAAATCAATTTAAATCAGTTTAAGCACCAACTCATTGCTTTTGGCATAATCGGATTACCTATCTTATTGATAATGATGCAACCGGATGCAGGAAGCGCTATGATCTTTTTATCGTTGATCTTTGTTCTTTACAGAGAAGGTCTGCCTAGCTGGTACATAATTTCAGGAGTGAGCGCTATTATTTTATTCTTTGCGGCATTATTAATAAATCCCTTGTATATCGTTATCGGAGTTCTGCTCTTAATCATCTTGCATTTTATTAATAACAAAAAGATCTCCAGAAATCCATTTATCTATGCTTTTGTTTTTATAGTTGTAAGCGGATTTGTTTACTCTGTAAACTATGTCTACAACAATGTACTTGAACCGCATCAAAAGGACAGGATCGATGTTTTAATCGGAGATAATGTGGATCTGAAAAAAGAAGGTTATAATCTGAATCAATCCATGATTGCCATAGGATCGGGCGGATTAACAGGAAAAGGTTATTTAGAAGGCACGCAAACAAAAGGAGGCTTTGTACCTGAACAACATACAGATTACATTTTTACAACTGTTGGTGAAGAATGGGGTTTTGCAGGTAGTGCCGTAGTTATTTTACTGTTTATGACTTTATTTTTACGAATTCTTTATCTGGCAGAACATCAAAAGACAAAATTCAGCCGTGTATACGGCTACTGTGTGGCTACTTACCTCTTTATCCATTTCTTTGTAAATATTGCTATGCTTATTAAATTGTTCCCGACAATCGGAGTTCCTTTACCTTTCTTTTCGTATGGTGGTTCCAGTTTGTGGGCGTTTACAATTATGCTTTTTATCTTTGTAAAATTAGATGCCAACAAAGTAAACGAATGGTAA
- a CDS encoding DNA/RNA non-specific endonuclease has protein sequence MRYRLILFYFLLFFGLNSCREVIPNDETVTDYALSESVSSDEPFDFLPTSTTKSVYHHESYSFSYKETSEQSEWVAYTLEEKDLKNATYKRPFFNQDPIVKTASADWRNYKKSGYNKGHLCPAGDRKNSFKEYEETFYTSNVSPQKYNFNAGVWNRLEQKVRYWASKYNGVYVITGGVLSDNLKTIGYEKVAVPNYFYKVLLTKDKKRMIAFLVPHKKSDKALYEFVVSVNDLEKMTGIDFFPKLEDSLENQLEQNSDYKSWSF, from the coding sequence ATGCGATATAGACTGATTCTATTCTATTTCTTACTTTTTTTCGGATTAAATTCTTGTAGAGAAGTGATTCCAAATGATGAGACAGTAACTGATTATGCTCTTTCTGAATCGGTTAGTTCGGATGAGCCTTTTGATTTTCTGCCAACATCTACAACAAAATCAGTTTACCATCATGAAAGTTATAGTTTCTCATATAAAGAAACTTCTGAACAATCAGAATGGGTTGCATATACCTTAGAAGAAAAAGATCTGAAGAATGCGACATATAAACGCCCGTTTTTTAATCAGGATCCGATAGTGAAAACAGCTTCGGCTGATTGGAGAAATTATAAAAAATCAGGGTATAATAAAGGGCATTTGTGTCCGGCAGGTGATAGAAAGAATAGTTTTAAAGAGTACGAAGAAACATTTTATACTTCCAATGTTTCTCCTCAAAAGTATAACTTTAACGCTGGAGTTTGGAATCGTTTAGAACAAAAAGTACGTTACTGGGCTTCTAAATATAATGGCGTTTATGTTATCACGGGAGGAGTTTTGAGTGATAATTTAAAGACTATCGGTTATGAAAAAGTGGCTGTTCCTAACTATTTTTACAAGGTTCTCTTAACTAAAGATAAAAAAAGAATGATCGCTTTTTTAGTGCCACATAAAAAGTCAGATAAAGCCTTGTATGAATTTGTTGTTTCAGTTAATGATCTGGAAAAAATGACAGGTATTGACTTTTTTCCGAAATTAGAAGATAGTTTGGAAAACCAATTGGAGCAAAATTCTGATTATAAATCCTGGAGTTTTTAG
- a CDS encoding 50S ribosomal protein L25/general stress protein Ctc, translating to MKSITIKGSERESVGKKATKAVRDAGMVPCVIYGGSEPVHFVADERAFKNLVYTPNAHTVVVELEGGKTIDCILQDIQFHPVNDKILHIDFYRLNDEKEVVMEVPVKVTGKSPGIMAGGTLRLNLRRLKVKALPKNLPDFVEADITPLEMGNRLYVTKLASDDFKIMHPDNTVVCQVKVSRAAMKAAQEAAKAEKAAKGGKKK from the coding sequence ATGAAATCAATTACGATTAAAGGATCAGAAAGAGAAAGCGTAGGTAAAAAGGCAACTAAAGCCGTACGTGATGCTGGAATGGTTCCTTGCGTTATTTACGGAGGATCAGAACCAGTTCATTTTGTTGCAGACGAAAGAGCTTTCAAAAACTTAGTTTACACTCCGAACGCACACACTGTTGTAGTTGAGTTAGAAGGTGGAAAAACAATTGACTGTATCTTACAAGATATTCAATTTCACCCAGTAAACGATAAAATTTTACATATCGACTTCTACCGTTTAAATGATGAGAAAGAAGTGGTTATGGAAGTGCCTGTAAAAGTAACAGGAAAATCTCCTGGAATTATGGCAGGGGGTACTTTGCGTTTAAACTTACGTCGTTTAAAAGTAAAAGCTTTGCCTAAAAACTTACCGGATTTCGTTGAGGCTGATATTACTCCGCTTGAAATGGGTAACAGATTATACGTTACTAAATTAGCGTCTGATGATTTTAAAATCATGCACCCGGACAATACTGTTGTATGTCAAGTGAAAGTATCTCGTGCTGCTATGAAAGCTGCTCAGGAAGCTGCTAAAGCTGAAAAAGCTGCTAAAGGTGGTAAAAAGAAATAA
- a CDS encoding ribose-phosphate pyrophosphokinase — MSFNEPEAKIFACSQSVYLAEKIAEAYGVPLGKVTFSRYSDGEFQPSFEESIRGLRVFLICSTFPSSDNLMELLLMIDAAKRASARHITAVIPYFGWARQDRKDKPRVPIGAKLVAKLLESAGATRIMTMDLHADQIQGFFEKPVDHLFASTIFLPYVKSLKLENLTIASPDMGGSKRAYAYSKFLESDVVVCYKQRKKANVIDTMELIGDVRGRNVILVDDMIDTGGTLAKAADVMIEKGALSVRAICTHAILSGDAYEKIEKSSLKELIVTDSIPLKKESGKIRVVSCASLFAEVMHMVQNNNSISGKFLM, encoded by the coding sequence ATGTCATTCAACGAGCCAGAAGCAAAAATTTTTGCATGTTCTCAGAGTGTATATTTAGCGGAGAAAATAGCTGAGGCTTATGGAGTACCGCTAGGTAAAGTTACGTTCTCAAGATATAGTGACGGAGAGTTCCAACCTTCTTTTGAAGAATCAATCAGAGGGCTTAGAGTTTTCTTAATTTGTTCAACTTTTCCAAGCTCAGACAATTTGATGGAACTGTTGTTGATGATCGATGCCGCTAAGCGTGCTTCAGCTCGTCATATTACAGCAGTTATCCCTTATTTTGGTTGGGCCAGACAGGATAGAAAAGATAAACCAAGGGTTCCTATAGGAGCTAAATTGGTAGCAAAACTGTTAGAATCAGCCGGAGCAACCCGAATTATGACCATGGATTTACATGCAGATCAAATTCAGGGCTTTTTTGAAAAGCCGGTGGATCATTTATTTGCATCAACGATCTTTTTGCCTTATGTGAAGAGTTTGAAATTGGAAAATTTAACAATCGCTTCACCGGATATGGGAGGTTCTAAAAGGGCTTATGCCTATTCTAAATTTTTAGAATCGGATGTAGTGGTTTGTTATAAGCAGAGAAAAAAAGCAAATGTTATTGACACAATGGAGCTGATCGGGGATGTGAGAGGCAGAAATGTGATCTTGGTAGACGATATGATTGATACCGGAGGAACTTTAGCAAAAGCAGCCGATGTGATGATTGAAAAAGGAGCTTTAAGTGTTCGTGCGATCTGTACTCATGCAATACTTTCAGGAGATGCGTATGAGAAAATTGAGAAATCTAGCTTAAAGGAACTGATTGTTACAGATTCTATTCCGTTGAAGAAAGAGTCAGGTAAAATAAGAGTGGTAAGTTGTGCTTCTCTTTTTGCCGAAGTAATGCATATGGTACAGAATAATAATTCTATCAGTGGCAAATTTTTAATGTAA
- the pth gene encoding aminoacyl-tRNA hydrolase gives MKKFLIIGLGNIGSEYVNTRHNIGFKILDHFAKTENIDFSTAKLGDVAEFKIKGRTLILLKPNTYMNLSGKAVKYWMDKENISKENILVITDDLNIPFGTLRLKGKGSDGGHNGLKNIQLLLNTNEYPRFRFGISDSFKKGQQINYVLGEWDEEEKEKLQERLQTASEVIKSFALAGLSNTMNTFNGK, from the coding sequence ATGAAAAAGTTTTTAATCATCGGTTTAGGAAACATTGGCTCAGAATACGTTAACACTCGTCACAACATTGGGTTTAAAATTTTAGATCATTTTGCAAAAACAGAAAATATAGATTTTAGTACCGCTAAATTAGGCGATGTTGCCGAATTTAAAATTAAAGGCAGAACATTAATCCTCCTAAAGCCTAATACTTATATGAATCTAAGCGGGAAAGCCGTTAAATACTGGATGGACAAAGAAAACATTTCTAAAGAAAACATTTTAGTAATTACTGATGACCTGAACATTCCTTTCGGAACTCTTAGACTAAAAGGAAAAGGAAGCGACGGCGGTCACAACGGACTGAAGAACATTCAGCTTCTACTGAATACGAATGAATACCCCAGATTCAGATTTGGCATCAGTGATTCGTTCAAAAAAGGGCAACAAATTAACTATGTCTTAGGCGAATGGGACGAAGAAGAAAAAGAAAAACTACAAGAAAGACTTCAAACAGCTTCAGAGGTAATCAAATCTTTTGCTTTAGCCGGTTTAAGCAATACAATGAATACTTTTAACGGAAAATAA
- a CDS encoding T9SS type A sorting domain-containing protein encodes MGVYYKDGVVDGSNGILNTFTIQLCHAEYVPVLATESFESNDFVLYPNPNNGSFNLQLTAVSDEVSVNVYDMRGRLILNKEFQANGLVNEAIQLNNAQSGIYLVTIQDGGRKVTKKIVVE; translated from the coding sequence TTGGGGGTTTACTATAAAGATGGTGTTGTTGACGGTTCAAATGGTATTCTTAATACTTTTACTATTCAGTTATGTCATGCAGAATATGTACCTGTATTAGCAACCGAGTCTTTCGAATCTAATGATTTTGTGTTGTATCCAAACCCTAACAACGGTTCGTTCAATTTACAGTTAACTGCTGTTTCAGATGAAGTTTCTGTAAATGTTTACGATATGAGAGGTAGATTGATCTTGAATAAAGAATTCCAAGCAAACGGTTTAGTTAATGAAGCGATTCAGTTAAACAATGCTCAATCTGGAATTTATTTAGTAACCATTCAAGATGGTGGCAGAAAAGTGACTAAAAAGATCGTTGTTGAATAA
- a CDS encoding reprolysin-like metallopeptidase, with amino-acid sequence MKKTLLFSFFTSFVFLQASYGQTGKVWSDVKKGSFEKRNTIERVSFPTSYLTRSLDLSSMTRSLLAAPERNSGDYSTVIVEIPNASGNLEKFRMYEASNFDSDLQAQFPGIRSYVGEGIDDKFARLRLSLDPKGIQGVIFRTGKRNEFLEPISKNGEVYAVYSSGREKGKLPFTCSTQEQTLASDFSDRFSEVGRSSASQLLTFRLALSCTAEYANYFGATSASDVALVMAAYNATMTRVNGVFENDFAIHMNIVSQSTNVIYYNASTDPYSDASSGASGAWNTELQNTLSSSLTGASTSITANNAAYDVGHLFGASGGGGNAGCIGCVCVNDTLSPLDENKGSGFTSPADGVPAGDNFDIDYVAHEMGHQFGANHTFSMSYEGYGANMEVGSGSTIMGYAGITSQDVQSHSDDYFHAVSIAQVQSNMATKSCPTSTAITHGAPVVNAGADYTIPKSTPFMLTGSATDIGGGNLTYCWEQYDDSSGTLTGANSAASETKTSGPNWRSYDPVTSPTRYFPNMTSVLSGSTTTDGDAILVEALSSVARTLSFRLTVRDNVVGQGQTGYDNVIVTVSGTKGPLTVTSQNTTGIVWTPGTTETITWTVNNTNTISGGDNVDILLSTDGGQTWGTTLVSATANDGSETITVPNVTAANCRVMVKASANIFFNVNLQNIAVGDYTYQAQNVCEDYTFNLNASIAESTANSYAGYNLPITDSFVITDINYYADVTHPSIGQVNILLKQPWEDTSAGLITALWYNNTCTTADLDKWFDTSGVAVDCAQTTTGSDFVPYSIGNINAGVGQNSAGTWGFTIKMVLLTVQMVFLILLLFSYVMQNMYLY; translated from the coding sequence ATGAAAAAAACATTACTATTTTCATTTTTCACCTCTTTCGTTTTTTTACAGGCTTCTTATGGTCAAACCGGTAAAGTTTGGTCGGATGTAAAAAAAGGATCATTTGAAAAAAGAAATACGATTGAGCGAGTAAGTTTTCCTACGAGCTATCTGACAAGAAGTCTTGATTTGTCAAGTATGACAAGATCACTTTTAGCTGCTCCGGAAAGAAATTCCGGGGATTATTCAACAGTTATTGTTGAAATTCCGAATGCATCAGGCAATTTAGAGAAGTTTAGAATGTATGAAGCATCAAATTTCGATTCTGATTTACAGGCACAATTCCCGGGAATCAGATCTTATGTTGGTGAAGGGATAGATGATAAATTCGCTCGTTTAAGATTAAGTTTAGACCCGAAAGGAATTCAAGGTGTAATTTTTAGAACGGGGAAAAGAAATGAATTTTTAGAACCGATCTCTAAAAACGGAGAGGTTTATGCTGTTTACAGCTCTGGTCGTGAAAAAGGGAAATTACCTTTTACATGTTCTACACAGGAACAGACTTTAGCTTCAGATTTTTCAGATAGATTTTCTGAAGTTGGGAGATCAAGTGCCAGTCAATTATTGACTTTCAGATTGGCATTGTCTTGTACTGCAGAATATGCAAATTATTTCGGAGCAACAAGTGCTTCTGATGTAGCCTTGGTTATGGCAGCATATAATGCAACTATGACTAGAGTAAATGGTGTTTTTGAAAATGATTTTGCTATTCATATGAATATCGTTTCTCAATCTACTAATGTTATTTATTATAATGCTTCAACAGATCCTTATTCAGATGCTTCTTCCGGAGCTTCCGGAGCATGGAATACGGAACTTCAGAATACGTTGAGTTCAAGTTTAACCGGTGCGTCAACTTCTATAACGGCAAATAATGCGGCTTATGACGTTGGTCACTTATTTGGGGCTTCCGGAGGTGGAGGAAATGCAGGATGTATCGGATGTGTTTGTGTTAACGATACATTGAGTCCACTTGATGAGAATAAAGGAAGTGGATTTACCTCACCGGCTGACGGAGTTCCTGCCGGAGATAATTTTGATATTGATTATGTAGCGCATGAAATGGGGCATCAATTTGGTGCAAACCACACTTTTTCTATGAGCTATGAAGGTTATGGGGCAAATATGGAAGTTGGTTCCGGATCAACAATTATGGGCTATGCAGGAATTACATCTCAAGATGTTCAGTCACATTCTGATGATTATTTTCATGCTGTTAGTATCGCTCAGGTTCAGTCTAATATGGCAACAAAAAGTTGTCCTACTTCGACAGCGATAACTCATGGTGCACCGGTTGTTAATGCCGGGGCTGATTATACAATTCCGAAAAGTACTCCTTTTATGCTGACAGGTTCTGCTACGGATATTGGAGGAGGTAACCTTACCTATTGTTGGGAACAATATGATGATTCAAGCGGTACTTTAACAGGGGCAAATTCAGCAGCGTCAGAAACAAAAACTTCTGGTCCAAACTGGAGATCTTATGATCCTGTAACTTCGCCGACAAGATATTTTCCTAATATGACTTCTGTATTGAGCGGTTCAACTACTACCGATGGAGATGCGATTTTAGTAGAAGCATTAAGTTCTGTAGCCAGAACTTTAAGCTTTAGATTAACTGTTAGGGACAATGTAGTAGGTCAGGGGCAAACAGGTTATGATAATGTGATTGTTACCGTAAGTGGTACTAAAGGGCCTTTGACAGTAACGTCTCAAAATACTACTGGAATTGTGTGGACGCCGGGAACAACGGAAACTATTACATGGACAGTTAATAATACAAATACGATCAGTGGCGGAGATAATGTGGATATTTTGTTGTCTACGGATGGGGGACAAACTTGGGGAACAACATTAGTTTCTGCAACTGCTAATGATGGTTCTGAAACGATTACTGTTCCTAACGTAACTGCTGCTAACTGTAGAGTTATGGTAAAAGCTTCGGCAAATATCTTCTTTAATGTTAATTTACAAAATATAGCTGTTGGAGATTATACTTATCAAGCTCAAAATGTTTGTGAAGATTATACTTTTAATTTAAATGCAAGTATTGCTGAATCAACAGCTAATAGCTATGCAGGGTATAATTTACCTATTACAGATTCTTTTGTAATAACGGATATTAATTATTATGCTGATGTTACTCATCCAAGTATTGGTCAAGTAAATATCTTGTTAAAACAACCATGGGAAGATACTTCTGCCGGCTTGATTACTGCATTGTGGTATAATAACACATGTACTACTGCAGATTTGGATAAATGGTTTGATACTTCTGGGGTAGCTGTAGATTGTGCTCAAACAACAACTGGAAGTGACTTTGTACCTTATTCAATAGGAAATATTAATGCTGGTGTAGGGCAAAATAGTGCCGGTACTTGGGGGTTTACTATAAAGATGGTGTTGTTGACGGTTCAAATGGTATTCTTAATACTTTTACTATTCAGTTATGTCATGCAGAATATGTACCTGTATTAG
- a CDS encoding zinc-dependent metalloprotease — protein sequence MPNSKGELEHFRMYEASNFDSDLQAQFPDIRSYVGEGIEDKYAQVRLSIDPRGIQSMVFRADKRNDFLEPYSTDGKVYVVYNSSRNKGKLPFTCSTPEQSLATDLSERLNEVGRSSTGQLLDFRLALSCTAEYANYFGATSSLNVSLVMAAFNATMTRVNGVFEKDFAIHMTMIANTSSVIYYNPTTDPYSDASSMGNWNSELQTTLTSVIGEANYDVGHLFGASGGGGNAGCIGCVCVNGQKGSGITSPADGIPEGDNFDIDYVAHELGHQFGANHTFSFSNEGTGVNMEVGSGSTIMGYAGITSQDIQSHSDDFFHSASIAQVQANMATKSCPTSTPITHGSPVVDAGANYTIPKSTPFILDGSATDAGGGSLTYCWEQYDNASPAQTGANSAASETKASGPNWMSYKPVSTSVRYMPNLTSVFNGSTTTSGSEILIEALSSVSRNLNFRLTVRDNVTGQGQTGFDDMVVTVDGSKGPLTVTSQNATGISYDVNSVQTVTWTVNNTNTITGGSNVDILITSDGGATWTTLLANTPNDGSEAVTMPATASPFCRLMVKASNNIFFNVNTEDFAVGYVVTTTCNTYTNSTPLVIPDGTAANTPGAVVSNTISVPATGTISDVNVSLDVTHTWPNDLVIEIDHPDGSTYDIVWDRACGGNDNFNVTLSDGSPTFTCVANMTGTFSPSNPLSVFNGLDPNGTWTLYTADFYNADTGQINSWSIEVCTQTAVLATKTFDSNDFVIYPNPNNGSFNLQLTAVSDNITVRVNDIRGRLILDKQIQANGLVNESIQLSNAQSGVYLVTIEDGGRKVTKKIVIE from the coding sequence TTGCCTAATTCTAAAGGGGAATTGGAGCACTTCAGAATGTATGAAGCGTCAAATTTTGATTCTGATTTACAGGCACAGTTTCCTGATATCAGATCGTATGTTGGAGAAGGTATTGAAGATAAATATGCTCAGGTTAGATTAAGTATCGATCCTAGAGGAATTCAATCTATGGTGTTTCGAGCTGACAAAAGAAATGATTTTTTAGAGCCTTATTCTACTGATGGTAAGGTGTATGTAGTTTATAATTCGTCAAGAAACAAAGGTAAATTGCCGTTTACTTGTTCTACTCCTGAACAGTCTTTGGCTACAGATTTAAGTGAGAGACTTAATGAGGTTGGTCGTTCTAGTACAGGTCAGTTATTGGATTTCAGATTGGCATTATCTTGTACGGCTGAATATGCTAATTATTTTGGAGCAACCAGCTCGCTTAATGTTTCTTTGGTTATGGCCGCATTTAACGCAACAATGACCAGAGTTAACGGAGTCTTTGAGAAAGATTTTGCAATCCACATGACTATGATTGCCAATACCAGTAGTGTAATTTATTACAACCCTACTACTGACCCGTATTCAGATGCTTCAAGCATGGGGAACTGGAATTCGGAATTGCAAACAACATTAACATCTGTCATTGGTGAAGCAAATTATGATGTAGGACACTTGTTTGGTGCTTCAGGAGGAGGAGGAAATGCAGGATGTATCGGATGTGTTTGTGTTAACGGACAGAAAGGAAGCGGTATCACATCGCCGGCTGATGGTATTCCGGAAGGAGATAATTTTGATATAGATTATGTGGCACACGAATTAGGACATCAATTCGGAGCTAATCATACATTTTCTTTCAGTAATGAGGGAACAGGTGTAAATATGGAAGTTGGATCAGGATCAACAATTATGGGGTATGCTGGGATTACGTCTCAGGATATTCAGTCGCATTCTGATGATTTTTTCCATTCGGCAAGTATAGCTCAAGTGCAGGCTAATATGGCAACAAAAAGTTGTCCTACTTCTACTCCTATCACGCATGGATCGCCGGTTGTAGATGCAGGAGCAAATTATACGATACCTAAAAGCACACCGTTTATTTTGGATGGTTCAGCTACAGATGCAGGAGGAGGAAGTTTGACCTATTGTTGGGAGCAATACGATAATGCAAGTCCTGCCCAAACAGGAGCTAATTCAGCAGCTTCTGAAACTAAAGCTTCAGGACCTAACTGGATGTCTTATAAACCGGTATCAACTTCAGTAAGATATATGCCTAATTTAACATCGGTATTCAATGGATCAACAACTACCAGTGGTTCAGAGATATTAATTGAGGCTTTGAGTTCTGTTTCCAGAAACTTAAACTTTAGATTGACAGTTAGAGATAATGTGACAGGTCAGGGACAAACCGGTTTTGATGATATGGTTGTGACAGTTGATGGGAGCAAAGGACCTTTGACAGTTACTTCTCAAAATGCGACCGGAATTTCTTATGATGTGAATTCAGTTCAAACCGTAACATGGACCGTTAATAATACAAATACCATAACAGGAGGTTCAAACGTTGATATTTTGATCACATCAGATGGAGGTGCAACTTGGACTACACTGTTAGCAAATACGCCAAATGATGGTTCAGAAGCTGTAACAATGCCTGCAACAGCTTCGCCTTTCTGTAGGTTGATGGTTAAAGCAAGTAATAATATTTTCTTCAATGTTAATACTGAAGATTTTGCGGTAGGATATGTGGTAACTACAACTTGTAATACTTATACAAATAGTACACCGTTGGTAATTCCTGATGGTACTGCGGCAAATACACCAGGGGCTGTTGTTTCTAATACAATAAGTGTACCGGCTACAGGGACAATTTCAGATGTGAATGTTAGTTTAGATGTTACTCATACATGGCCAAACGATTTAGTGATTGAGATTGATCATCCGGATGGATCTACTTACGATATTGTTTGGGATAGAGCTTGTGGAGGTAATGATAATTTTAATGTCACTTTAAGTGATGGTTCGCCTACATTTACATGTGTTGCAAATATGACCGGAACTTTTTCTCCTTCAAATCCGTTATCTGTATTCAACGGGCTTGATCCTAATGGAACATGGACCTTATATACAGCAGATTTTTATAATGCAGATACAGGGCAAATTAACTCTTGGTCTATAGAAGTTTGTACGCAGACAGCAGTTTTGGCTACAAAAACTTTTGATTCAAATGATTTTGTAATTTATCCTAATCCGAACAATGGTTCGTTTAATTTACAGTTAACAGCCGTTTCGGATAATATCACTGTAAGAGTTAATGATATAAGGGGTAGATTGATATTGGATAAACAAATTCAGGCTAATGGATTGGTAAATGAATCTATTCAGTTATCAAATGCTCAATCTGGTGTTTATTTAGTTACGATTGAAGACGGAGGTAGAAAAGTAACTAAGAAAATAGTGATTGAATAA
- a CDS encoding bifunctional riboflavin kinase/FAD synthetase, translating into MKTIEGINHYKASEKKTILTLGTFDGVHIGHRSIIEKVVSEGQKKNLESIVLTFFPHPRMVLQQDDTLRLLNTIEEKGELLEKLGLDTLIVHPFSQEFSRLTAEEFVKNILVEKLNIAKIIIGYDHRFGRNRTATIDDLITFGKEYNFEVEQIPAEVIDNNSVSSTKIRKALENGEIELANSYLGYPYFINGTVIKGQQLGRKINFPTANIEIKEKYKLIPNLGVYVVQCSIEKETYNGMMSIGFNPTVNENKKLNLEVNLFDFNKDIYNKEIRVCFLKRIRDEEKFDSIELLQTQLEKDKIYSLNYFSKEE; encoded by the coding sequence TTGAAAACAATAGAAGGAATAAATCATTACAAAGCTTCTGAAAAAAAAACCATCTTGACCCTTGGGACATTTGATGGCGTTCATATAGGGCATCGGTCAATAATTGAAAAAGTGGTCTCGGAAGGCCAGAAGAAAAACCTGGAAAGCATTGTGCTTACTTTTTTTCCGCACCCGCGAATGGTTTTACAACAAGATGATACTCTAAGACTTTTAAACACTATTGAAGAAAAAGGAGAACTACTTGAAAAATTAGGCTTAGACACATTAATTGTTCATCCTTTCAGCCAAGAATTTTCAAGGCTTACCGCTGAAGAATTCGTTAAAAACATTCTGGTTGAAAAGCTTAATATTGCTAAGATCATTATCGGTTATGATCACCGATTCGGCAGAAACAGAACAGCAACGATTGACGATCTGATCACATTCGGAAAAGAATATAATTTTGAAGTAGAACAGATTCCCGCAGAAGTAATTGACAACAATTCAGTAAGTTCGACCAAAATCAGGAAAGCATTAGAAAACGGAGAAATTGAACTGGCTAACTCTTACTTAGGTTATCCTTATTTTATAAACGGAACTGTAATAAAAGGACAACAATTAGGTCGTAAAATCAATTTTCCTACCGCAAATATTGAAATCAAGGAAAAATACAAGTTAATCCCCAACTTAGGAGTCTATGTTGTGCAGTGCAGTATTGAGAAAGAAACTTATAACGGAATGATGAGTATTGGTTTTAACCCGACGGTAAATGAAAACAAAAAGCTGAATCTTGAAGTGAATCTCTTTGATTTTAACAAAGATATTTACAACAAGGAAATTCGTGTTTGTTTTCTAAAACGAATACGTGACGAAGAAAAATTTGATTCGATAGAATTATTACAAACCCAATTAGAAAAAGACAAAATTTACAGTTTAAATTACTTCTCAAAAGAAGAATAA